The Haloarcula laminariae genomic sequence GACCAGCTCCGCGTGACGATGCAGCTCGACGGGTTCGAGGTCGTCGTCACCGGGGACCGCCGCGTCGAGATTACGCCGCCGGAGTGACCGGCTGCCCCGGTAGCGGGCACACCGACGTGATTCCGTGTTATCCACTCGTTTACCAATACCACGCCCGGCCTCCGGCCTGGTGTGTCACGGACGTTCAGCGAGGACGCAGTGTACGTCGCCGACTCGTCGCTCCGGTGTGACCACCTGCTCTGGAGCCTCGTGCTCGCGGCGGCCGCCGGCGACGTGCTGTTGACCCTCACCGGGCTATCGCTGTGTTTCACCGAGGCGAACCCCGTGGCCAGGGCCTTCCTCGATGTCGCCGGGGGCGCCGGACTCGTCGCACTGAAACTGGCCGCGCTGGCCGTACTGGTCGGCGTCTATCGGGTGGTACGGCCGCTGTTCCGTCGGGCGGCGCTGGTGGCCTTTTTCACCCCACAGCTGCTTGCGGTCTGGCACAACGGGATACTCATCGCGCGACACGCCGGCGGCTGTGGGTGACGCCGCCGAGCTCTACAGGACGCCGAGCCCGGCTTCACCAGTCGGTGACACGTCGTCTCCCGCAGTCGGAAGCGCATTCAGGCCGATTCGTCGACCATGGCCGGCCCCGCGGCGGCCGTTCGCTGCCCTCGCAGGTGCGCGACCAGGTCTTCGGGCGTGTACGCGGTACCGTCGACGAGACAGGGGAAGACGGCCGCCAGCTCGGACCCCTCGTAGACCGCGACGGCCCTGGACGGGGGGACGATTCGCTCGAACGCTTCGTCCCCGTACGCCGTCGTCACCGTCGAGACGCTGAAAAACGGCGCTATCGAGAGGTCACTGTCGGCCGTGAGGTCGTAAAACTCGGTGACCGCATCGAGGATACGACGCCCGCTGCCGAGGTCGGTGAGCGGGCTGCTCGGACAGATGCTGCTCCCCCAGACGAGCAGGTCTACGTCGTCGAGTACGTCGCGGTCGGCGAGCGACCTGAGCGCCGCCACGAGCCGGTCCTGTGACGGCTTGTTCGGGGCGGGCCCGACCGAGTGGACGAAAACGGTCACCCGGAGGTCGCTGTCTGTCGGGGGCACCACTGCGTCGAGCGTCGGGTCGGTAGCGTCGTCTGTGTGCATCGGTATAGCGAAGGCTCGACAGCAGTGATAAACGGGACAGGTCGTTCTCGCCGAATAGAGGCATTACCCGAATAAACGGTAAATTGGGGGAGAGCGCCAACGCAGACCGGACGACGACGGCCGCCGTCGTGTGTGGCCTCGGTGGGGGTGGGGTGGGTGAGTTGGCAAGGGATGGACCGGTGGCCAGTACGTGCGGATGGTTGCTCTCCCCGCGAATCGACCAACAGACCCAGGTCTCATTGTTACTCCGTGGTTAGCTCCGGTAAGCCCTTCGACACTGCTTTGGGGCCCCACTGAGCGGTGCCTGCTGACTGTGCAGCTACCCGAAAGGCCAGCATAACTATCGGTGTCTCCCTGGAGCATCCCGGTAATGCTTGCCCCCACCACTCGGACTGTGTGTTATGGTAGCTAACGACGAAAACTCCGAGGCCGAGGTGTCGCTGACCGAACGGCTAGAGCTACTGGCCTCGAAACGCAGGCGGACGGTGCTCGAACTGCTCGCTGCGTCCGGCACGGCCGTCCACTCGCTGGAGTCGCTTGCGACCGCGGTCACACAGGCCGAACAGGGAGCCGACGCTCAGCCCGCCCGCAGCGTCCGTCTGTGTCTCCATCACGTCCACCTGCCGAAACTCGATGCCGCCGGTCTCGTGGCGTACGACCCCGGCTGTCACGTCGTCGAGTACACGGGGTCCAGAGCGGTCGAACAGCTGCTGGAGACGGTCGAGTAGCTGTCGTCCCCGACGAGACGACGTGCCAGCACCGGAAACAGCTCTTGCCGGCGACGTGGTCCCGTCCGTGTGCCCGCAGCGTACCTGCGACGCTCAGAGCGTTCGGACGACCAGCACCACGGCCCCGGCGAGGAGAACCAGCGCCATCATCGTCGCGCCGCTCTCCCTGGTCGAGTCGCTCCCCAACTCCGTGCTGTTCGAGCTGTCGTCACCGCCGTCGCTCGGGGTCGCCGACTCGGATGCACCGGAGGCGTCCGACGGTTCCGCCGTCGGGGTGGCTGTCGGCGTTGTCGTCTGCGCTGGTGGCGTCGTTGTCGTGGCGGTTGTGGGTGTCGGCGTTGACGTCGGCGTCGGTGTCGACGTCGGCGTGGATGTCGACGTTGGCGTCGATGTCGGGGAAGCTGTGGATGTCGGTGTCGACGGCGTGGTCGGCGTGTTCCCGGCGCCGGTCTGACTCGACATCCCGGGAGCGATGGCGGCCGGATGCGGCTCCCCGGCCCCCAACCCAACCGGCGTCCACAACAGCCCATAGGCGATCAGTGCGACGAGGGTCGTGCTCGCGAGTTTGCGTGTCGTAGCGTCCATAGGTGTGTGTCGGACTGGCGCCCGACTCGGTACTGACTGGCTTCAGAAGAGCGTGGTATTGTTATATCCGCTCAACGACGGTAGCCGCCCGCTTACGCGCTGTCCGTCTGCAGCGGGACCGTCTGTTCGTCGGGGACCGCCCTCGAACTCGCACGGATGGCCTCGATGATACGCAGCGTCCACGTCCCCTCGTCGACCGGTACCGCCGGCGGCTCGTCCCGCTGTATCGCGCGTGCCTCCTCGGCGAACTGGTGGCGGTGAGGGGCCGGGGCGGCCTGGTCGTCGTCTCGGTCGGGGTCAGCGTCCGCGGTGAGGCTCCCGGCTGCCCCCCGTATCTGATTCAGAACGTGGCCGACCGTGTCCAGCGCGCGGGTCTTCGTCGCCTGCTCGTCGCGGCCGCGGACTGTCACCGACTGGGAATCGACGTCGATTTCGATGCTTCCCCGGTCGCCGTGGACCTGGATGACCCTATGGGAGACATCACTCGCCACCACCGTTCCGCTACAGAGCACACCGTCGTCGGTGGTGTACTGGAACTGGGCGCTGTCGTACCCGAACACCTGGTCGCCGTCCAGGAGCGACGCGCTCGACTGTATCGAGTCGGGGTGAGACGGGAAGCCACCGAGGTTCAAGACCGTGTAAATCGGGTGCGCGAGCCCCGCCTCGAACTCGCCGCCGGGGAGCTCGAAGGCGCCCGCCCCGCGGTCAGCGCCGTCGGGCCACGTCTCGCAGGCGTACAGCAGGTCGACGGAACGCACTTCGCCGACAGCACCGTCTTCGATGTGGTCCCGGGCGCTCCGAACGGCCGGCGTGAAGTTCCGGTCGTGGGCGACCGACACGGTGGCGTCGTACTCCGCCACGAGCCGTTCCAGCTCCGCCGCATTGGCGACGGTATCGGTTACCGGGGCCGCTATCAGAACGGGGATGCCGTCCTCGATGGCCATCCGGGCCAGTTCGAGGTGTGTGCCGACCGGCGTACAGAGGTGTATCCACTCCGGTGACTCGCGGGCCAACAGCCCCTCGAAGTCGGCGTAGGCGTTGGCGTCGTACTCGGTTGCCTTCTCTCTGGCTCGTGCCTCGTCCCCGTCACAGACGGCGACGAGTTCCGTAGCCGGGCACTCTTGGACCCCTGCGAGATGGGAGTCGGCCCCCACGCTGCCGACGACCGCGGTTTCCAGTGTCATCGTCCCATCACCCCGTGTCTGAATATATTGTTATACCCGCGCTACGTCGGCGGTAAGGCGCTGTTATCGAACGGCTGTGACGTTCGAATGCCGGCCGAAAACGGCCTGTGGGCGACCGTTCCCCGGTGAAAAAATGACAGTGTAAGATACACTAGTCCGAGTGGACATTTTATCCGCCTCCCCCGTCCAGCGTTAAATTTTCGCCGGAACCCATCTATAGAATGTGTGGTTGGTACGTAGCTGGTGTCCGATACCGGAGTAACTCCCAATTACTAGGTACTCCTTACTGACAAGGTGGTCAGAACTCCTTTTCCGGTAGGAATATCCTGACCGGTATGGCAGACAATTACCGGAACGCGACGGGCGGGAAAGCACAGCATACCAGCCGGCGGCGATTCATGCGAACTGTCAGCGTCACCGGCACGATGGTTGCGGTCGGAACGGCGTCGACCGGCGGCGCGCTCGGCGCCGAGAACACCGTCGACCTCGGGGCCGAAGGCCTCAGCGACGGCGACCTGATCGGGCCGTACCTCGAGGAGTTCTTCGCCGACGGGACGACGGTGTACGTTCCGGCCGGCGAGTACGACTTCAGTGGCGACGGGCTGGGCGGCGAGTACGCCGACGCGGCGCTCGTCGGCGCCCCCGACGGCGTCACGCTCAACCGCCCAACGGACCCCGAATCCGGAGCCAGCCTGCCGCTGGTGGCGACCACGGGGACGGTCCGCATCGAGAACATCGCCATCCGCGGCGGGGCCACCGACAGCCCGTCGCGTCCGAACCGTATCGAGATAGACGGCACCGGCAGCGAGGCGGGCGCCGACTACGAGTTCGCGGTCGGCGGCGACCTCACGCTCGACGAGGGCCACACCGTCGTCGGGAGCGACGAGCCGCTGTGGCTGTCCGGCGACATCGGCGAGGGACACGTCAGCGGCCACGTCCGCGACGGCGTGGACTCCTTTTTCTACAGCGGCGACCTGGAGCGCATCGAAATCGACGGCGACGCGGATATCACCGTGGCACAGGGCTAACGATGGTCACGAAAACAGAGTGGGAGGAGGTCCCCGAGGACCCGGACCCACACGAGAACCTCGGCTACGAACTGGAGGAGCTGACTGTCATCCAGTCGGAGACGAAAGACCAGTTCGTCTTTCTGCCGGCAGAGGAGTCCCACCTGCTGGAGGAGGCCTTTATCGTCGCGACCGAGGACTCGCTCGTCGATTTGACGCAGTAAGCCGACGATAACTAACCCCGCGACCCGCCTCTGCTCAGGCCACGCGTCGGCCCCCAGATGACCTACAGCGAGTACATGCGCGGCGACGAGGTAACGCTCGGCGTCGCTCCGACCGGCTATCGACACTCGACGGACGTGAACGACGCCCTCCCGGTCGAACCCGAGTCCGTCGCGACACAGGTGTACGAGTCGGTGGCGCTCGGGGCGACCGTCGCCCACCTCCACGGACGCGACGGCGACGGGGCCCCCGACCCGGCGCGGCTGCCCGCGTTCGGGCGCGCGGTCAGGGAGCTGTGTGGGCACGACGTGCTGCTCGAATACGCGGCGGGGCCGGACGCGCCGCTGGGCGACTTCCTCGACGCGCTGGACGCGGCGCCGGCCCCCGACCTCGTCACCGTCCGGCTGGGGCCGACGCAGTCGGGCTATCGGTCGGTCGCGGAGACGAGCCGCCGCGACACGGAGCGGCTCGTCGAGGCGGCGCTCGACCGCGGCATCACCCCGAACCTGCTGGTGACTGGCGGCGCCGACTCCCACGAACTCGCCCGTCTGTGCCAGGAGTCGTTGCTGCCCGACCCGCCCGTGGTCACGCTCCAGCTGGGCGCCCCCTCGGGGGCTGTCGGGTCGCCCCTGAGTCTGCTCGCGCTCCTCGATTCGGTGCCCGAGTCGGCCCACTGCTTCGTCCGCGCGACCGGCCCCAACCAGTACCCGCTGACGGCGATGGCCTTCTTCATGGGCGCCCACCCGATGGTCGGCATGGCGGACAACCTCTTTTTCGACCCGGACACCCCGGTCGAGCGCAACGCCCAGCTCGTCCGGACGATGGCACAGCTGGCACAGCGTTCGCTCCGTTCGCTGGCGTCCGTCGAGAGCGCTCGCCGTCGGCTCGCCGTCCCGGCGGCGCTCACCGAGGACACCGACGTCGAGGCGTAGACGCCCCGTAGCCGGCGAAGGCTGTGTATACCTTTGCCTGCGGGGGTTGCCCTCCGGATACGATGGACGCAGTAATACTCGCGGCCGGACAGGGGACTCGACTCCGCCCACTCACCGACGACAAGCCGAAAGGGATGGTCGAAGTGGACGGGAAACCGATACTCACACACTGTTTCGACCAGCTCATCGAGCTGGGCGCCGACGAGCTGTACGTCGTCGTGGGGTACAAGAAACAGAACATCATCAACTACTACGAGGACGAGTACCGGGGC encodes the following:
- a CDS encoding DUF5658 family protein; this translates as MSRTFSEDAVYVADSSLRCDHLLWSLVLAAAAGDVLLTLTGLSLCFTEANPVARAFLDVAGGAGLVALKLAALAVLVGVYRVVRPLFRRAALVAFFTPQLLAVWHNGILIARHAGGCG
- a CDS encoding HTH domain-containing protein; this encodes MHTDDATDPTLDAVVPPTDSDLRVTVFVHSVGPAPNKPSQDRLVAALRSLADRDVLDDVDLLVWGSSICPSSPLTDLGSGRRILDAVTEFYDLTADSDLSIAPFFSVSTVTTAYGDEAFERIVPPSRAVAVYEGSELAAVFPCLVDGTAYTPEDLVAHLRGQRTAAAGPAMVDESA
- a CDS encoding DUF7344 domain-containing protein, with translation MVANDENSEAEVSLTERLELLASKRRRTVLELLAASGTAVHSLESLATAVTQAEQGADAQPARSVRLCLHHVHLPKLDAAGLVAYDPGCHVVEYTGSRAVEQLLETVE
- a CDS encoding Gfo/Idh/MocA family protein — its product is MTLETAVVGSVGADSHLAGVQECPATELVAVCDGDEARAREKATEYDANAYADFEGLLARESPEWIHLCTPVGTHLELARMAIEDGIPVLIAAPVTDTVANAAELERLVAEYDATVSVAHDRNFTPAVRSARDHIEDGAVGEVRSVDLLYACETWPDGADRGAGAFELPGGEFEAGLAHPIYTVLNLGGFPSHPDSIQSSASLLDGDQVFGYDSAQFQYTTDDGVLCSGTVVASDVSHRVIQVHGDRGSIEIDVDSQSVTVRGRDEQATKTRALDTVGHVLNQIRGAAGSLTADADPDRDDDQAAPAPHRHQFAEEARAIQRDEPPAVPVDEGTWTLRIIEAIRASSRAVPDEQTVPLQTDSA
- a CDS encoding 3-keto-5-aminohexanoate cleavage protein; the encoded protein is MTYSEYMRGDEVTLGVAPTGYRHSTDVNDALPVEPESVATQVYESVALGATVAHLHGRDGDGAPDPARLPAFGRAVRELCGHDVLLEYAAGPDAPLGDFLDALDAAPAPDLVTVRLGPTQSGYRSVAETSRRDTERLVEAALDRGITPNLLVTGGADSHELARLCQESLLPDPPVVTLQLGAPSGAVGSPLSLLALLDSVPESAHCFVRATGPNQYPLTAMAFFMGAHPMVGMADNLFFDPDTPVERNAQLVRTMAQLAQRSLRSLASVESARRRLAVPAALTEDTDVEA